The Hordeum vulgare subsp. vulgare chromosome 7H, MorexV3_pseudomolecules_assembly, whole genome shotgun sequence DNA window GGAAATTTTGTCACGCACTTGCAAAGTTTCCAAGTGTGAGGAGTTGCATAAGTCAATCGATAAAGAAATTCTACATCAGAGGTTTGCACTGTATAAGTCAACAAATAAGTTGGGTTTGGAAAATTCACAGAGTCAGAGACGGTTTGTTTTACTCGGGCAGTCATTGCCACTGGAAGATCGTCTTCCGTCAGCATTGTGGCGTGTTCTGCAGAAATGTCTAGCCAATTCAAGAGAAGAAGAGTTTAAGAAAACTGTACCGAATGAGATGTGCAGAAACTGGAAGGATGATGATCTTGCTGATCTTGCTGTAAAAGTGGATGATAGAGTCTTTCGTTGCCATCAGGTGATTTTAGCCTCAAGGTCGGAGTATTTTAAGACCAGACTATCTCGAACAGTGGACTTCCGTGAAGGTAACAATCGAGTGCATGAATCTCTGGATCTACCATTTCTTGAGGAGCATGACCTGAGTATTGAAGCATTTGAAAAGATGCTTGAATACATGTAAGATCCCTTTACACCTTTTCTTGCTTGACCATTATTGTTATTGTTACTGCTGTTGTCTGGTTTATTCCCTGCTTGTCTTAATTTTAGGTATACTGACAATCTGGAGCATATGGATCCAACCCTGGTAAGATATAGAGTACAAAACCAGTCACCTCTTCTTACAAAGTCACTTCAGTTTGTTGCGAAACTAAATTGACGTAAACCTATCTCAGGCTGAAGAATTATTTGATGTCGCATCGAGATACTTGCTGTTTCCCCTTAGGCGTGCTGTAGCTGATTTACTGTTACCAAATCTGGAACATGTTTCACCTGCAGAGCTGTGCCATTGGTTGATCTTGTCAGACATGTATGTGCTTGTCATGCTTGATGGTCTGCCATTGTATTATCTAATTTGTAGCTGAGGTCAATATTTTCTCCAAATGCAGTTATGGGGTTATGAAAATAAGGGAGTACTGCCTGGATATCATTGCCTACAATTTCGAGATGTTTGCGGACATAAGAGAGTTCAGGGCTTTGCTCTTGACACTCCCACCGCCATCTGCAAACGACGCACTACGAACGACTCGTCCCAGCCAGCCCGGGGCTGCGGGGAACACTGACCAAGGCAATATTCTCGATGACTTGCGTGAGAAATGGTTGGAAGCAGAGGCTGCTGAGCTAGACAAGAGAGATCAGAGTGCAGCGCTGTTTGACCGGCGACTGGAGATGCTTATGCTCGTTGCGGAGCGGGAAGCCTGTGATGATGACAATACTGCCCTCCACTGAGAACTGGAACTTCATACCTTTCTTGTGTAGCTCTTCCTTTTGTAGTCTTCGCTGTAAGGggctgatgtagaatttctgtattaTATGTCTCCCCTTTGTTTTACAATGGATACTTCTTACACTGGAATGGAACTTTTTGGAAGATTTAGCATGTTCCTGATTTGTTGCACAATATCTCAATGGTGGTAGCTGATTTATTGTTTTAGCAGACGTAATGGCCGATGTTTAAAACAAACAAACAGTGCTATTTTTGCTTGAGGGTGATAACATCTGGCTGTACGGGCCATCATTCGGCGTtgctttgtttgttttttttctttgagaAAACGCAAAAAAGCCTTTGCGTTTCATTGCATTAAAAAGGGAGAGGGATACATCCTCCTAAGAGGCTAGTACATCGGTGTTACATATAGATCAATGTACGTCCCAAGAAGGAGGCAGGGTGATCCTAATCCCTTTAGCCCAACTTCGGGATTCGTCCTTGATCTTGTCAGCGAGCTCAACCAGCGATGGGGTTACATGGTCAAAGACACACGCATTTCTATGCTTCCAGATCATCCACGACACCAGGAGTGCTACCGAAGCCAGCGCTTTGCGGAGCGGGTGTGGCGTGGCATGGAGCGTGGCATCTTGGTCTGGCACCGGAGCCGGTAGGCGCAGCCAGGACATGACCTCATGCCAGGTCTGCCTCGCGAAGGATCATGTGAGCAGCAGGTGCCGTATCGTTTCCGGCTCTTGATCGCAAAAGAGGCACCGAGGGTGGTGTGGGAGGCCATGGCGGGCGAGACGCTCTGCAGTCCAGCAGCGGTCCTGGTTGACGAGCCAATGAAAGAACTTAACCTTCGGCGGCGCCCATCCCTTCCAAATCAACTTTCACCAGCGGCAGGTGATGGATCCGTCGAAGGTGGCCCGGTAACATGACCGTGCTGTGTAGTTGCCGTTGGCCGTCCAATTCCAGATTAGCTTGTCCGGCTCGGTGGACAGGGTGGTGTGGGACACGAGCAGCCATAGTCTGAGGTACTGCCCAATTTCCTGCAGGCCAAGGGTGCCCTGGATATCCCGCGCCTATGCATTGCCGCCGATGCCCTCCGCCACCGTCCGTGATTTCCTGCGATTTTTGGGGATGCACATGTACAACAAGGGCGCGTGCTCGCGGATGGATTGACCGTGGAGCCAGCGGTCCTCCCCAAAAGGTGTTGTCGTTCTGTCCCCGAGCAGCATGGTAGTGGAGGCGTGGAAGAGGCCACGCTCCTCGGGTGTGAATTGCAGGTCCAGGCCGTGCCAAGCCCGGTCAGTTTCCGT harbors:
- the LOC123410521 gene encoding BTB/POZ domain-containing protein At2g04740, translated to MVYAPPPDGMGLEIDLDLDPEDLHPTVPLKKVPAGDLFEAARAGDCDRLALLLEAGANVNARDRWDSVALYYACLAGHADAARMLLEAGAVCAERTFDGDRCHYAALNLDLRRLLTSFEARPPPLAPLPAALRTTFLACPANRAAYLEMLLQDGATAEAAALAEAEGFGPTDDASTGSLFPPDITFYVDGKPIEAHRVILCARSPFFEKKFETDWKHRKEVRFCNKKLSFGTLYNLIHFFYADRLEAPVDDMEILSRTCKVSKCEELHKSIDKEILHQRFALYKSTNKLGLENSQSQRRFVLLGQSLPLEDRLPSALWRVLQKCLANSREEEFKKTVPNEMCRNWKDDDLADLAVKVDDRVFRCHQVILASRSEYFKTRLSRTVDFREGNNRVHESLDLPFLEEHDLSIEAFEKMLEYMYTDNLEHMDPTLAEELFDVASRYLLFPLRRAVADLLLPNLEHVSPAELCHWLILSDIYGVMKIREYCLDIIAYNFEMFADIREFRALLLTLPPPSANDALRTTRPSQPGAAGNTDQGNILDDLREKWLEAEAAELDKRDQSAALFDRRLEMLMLVAEREACDDDNTALH